In a single window of the Manis pentadactyla isolate mManPen7 chromosome 15 unlocalized genomic scaffold, mManPen7.hap1 SUPER_15_unloc_1, whole genome shotgun sequence genome:
- the LENG1 gene encoding leukocyte receptor cluster member 1 — MNILPKKSWHVRNKDNVARVRRDEAQAREEEKERERRVLLAQQEARTEFLRKKARHQNLLPELEVAEAGDPGSGPVDLFRELLEEGKGVTRGNKDYEEEKRQEKERQEKALGILTYLGQSAAEAQTQPPWYQIPPERGSPLPGPGPDRKLKDRLDPLRELQRHLGKKRRHSGGDSSHGRRKQQERPQEPPSLDQLRAERLRREAAERARAEALLARARGGGPPEEQPGESELDERRRRYNSQFNPQWARRPAAGPPPAR; from the exons ATGAATATCTTGCCCAAGAAGAGCTGGCACGTCAGGAATAAGGATAATGTCGCCCGCGTGAGACGTGACGAGGCCCAGgcccgggaggaggagaaagagcgtGAGCGGAGGGTACTTCTCGCTCAGCAAGAG gcCCGCACAGAATTCCTGCGTAAGAAAGCCAGGCATCAGAACTTGCTACCTGAGCTGGAAGTAGCAGAGGCAGGAGACCCAGGTTCTGGCCCTGTGGACCTGTTTCGGGAGCTGctggaggaagggaaaggggTGACCAGAGGCAATAAAGACTACGAGGAAGAAAAGCGACAGGAGAAA GAGAGGCAGGAGAAAGCTCTGGGCATCCTGACGTACCTGGGGCAGAGTGCCGCGGAAGCCCAGACGCAGCCCCCTTGGTACCAAATCCCCCCGGAGCGAGGGAGCCCCTTACCTGGGCCAGGTCCGGACAGAAAGCTCAAGGACCGCCTGGACCCTCTGCGGGAGCTTCAGAGGCACTTAGGGAAGAAGAGAAGGCACAGCGGTGGTGACAGCAGCCACGGCAGAAGGAAGCAGCAGGAGCGGCCCCAGGA GCCGCCATCCCTGGACCAGCTTCGAGCTGAGCGCCTTCGGCGGGAAGCAGCCGAGCGCGCTCGGGCAGAGGCCTTGCTGGCCCGGGCCCGGGGGGGCGGCCCCCCGGAGGAGCAGCCCGGAGAGAGCGAGCTGGATGAGCGCCGGAGGCGGTACAACTCCCAGTTCAATCCCCAGTGGGCCCGGCGCCCTGCAGCGGGACCCCCACCCGCTCGCTGA
- the CNOT3 gene encoding CCR4-NOT transcription complex subunit 3 isoform X3: MADKRKLQGEIDRCLKKVSEGVEQFEDIWQKLHNAANANQKEKYEADLKKEIKKLQRLRDQIKTWVASNEIKDKRQLIDNRKLIETQMERFKVVERETKTKAYSKEGLGLAQKVDPAQKEKEEVGQWLTNTIDTLNMQVDQFESEVESLSVQTRKKKGDKDQKQDRIEGLKRHLEKHRYHVRMLETILRMLDNDSILVDAIRKIKDDVEYYVDSSQDPDFEENEFLYDDLDLEDIPQALVATSPPSHSHMEDEIFNQSSSTPTSTTSSSPIPPSPANCTTENSEDDKKRGRSTDSEVSQSPAKNGSKPVHSNQHPQSPAVPPSYPSGPPPATSALSTTPGNNGVPASAAPPSALGSKASPAPSHGSGTPAPYAQAVAPPASSGPSSAQPRPPSAQPGGGGGGGGSNSGGGGGAGYSSVVADSPAEVALSSSGGSSASSQALGPPSGPHNPPPSTSKEPSAAAPAGAGGVTPGSGNNSGGPSLLVPLPVNPPSSPTPSFSEAKAAGALLNGPPQFSTAPEIKAPEPLSSLKSMAERAAISSGIEDPVPTLHLTERDIILSSTSAPPASAQPPLQLSEVNIPLSLGVCPLGPVPLTKEQLYQQAMEEAAWHHMPHPSDSERIRQYLPRNPCPTPPYHHQMPPPHSDTVEFYQRLSTETLFFIFYYLEGTKAQYLAAKALKKQSWRFHTKYMMWFQRHEEPKTITDEFEQGTYIYFDYEKWGQRKKEGFTFEYRYLEDRDLQ, from the exons ATGGCAGACAAGCGCAAACTGCAAG GTGAGATCGACCGCTGCCTCAAGAAGGTGTCCGAGGGCGTGGAGCAGTTTGAGGATATCTGGCAGAAG CTCCACAATGCGGCCAACGCAAACCAGAAAGAAAAGTATGAGGCTGACCTAAAGAAGGAGATTAAGAAGCTTCAA CGTCTGAGGGACCAGATCAAGACATGGGTGGCATCCAACGAGATCAAGGACAAGAGGCAGCTCATAGACAACCGCAAGCTCATTGAGACG CAAATGGAACGGTTCAAAGTTGTGGAGCGAGAGACCAAGACCAAAGCCTATAGCAAGGAAGGCCTGGGCCTGGCGCAAAAGGTGGACCCCGcccagaaggagaaggaggaggtcGGCCAGTGGCTCACG AATACCATCGACACCCTGAACATGCAGGTGGACCAGTTTGAGAGCGAAGTGGAGTCACTGTCGGTGCAGACACGCAAGAAGAAGGGAGATAAGGAT CAGAAGCAGGACCGGATCGAGGGCCTGAAGCGGCACCTAGAGAAGCACCGCTACCACGTGCGCATGCTGGAGACCATCCTGCGCATGCTGGACAATGACTCCATCCTGGTGGACGCCATCCGCAAGATCAAGGACGACGTCGAGTACTACGTCGACTCGTCCCAGGACCCCGACTTCGAGGAAAACGAGTTCCTCTACGACGACCTGGACCTCGAGGACATTC CACAGGCGCTGGTCGCCACCTCCCCCCCCAGCCACAGCCACATGGAGGATGAGATCTTCAACCAGTCGAGCAGCACACCCACCTCAACCACTTCCAGTTCCCCCATCCCGCCCAGCCCGGCCAACTGCACCACG GAAAACTCTGAAGATGACAAGAAGAGGGGACGCTCGACAGACAGCGAGGTCAGCCAG TCTCCGGCCAAAAATGGCTCCAAGCCTGTCCACAGCAACCAGCACCCTCAGTCCCCGGCTGTGCCACCCAGCTACCCCTCTGGACCCCCACCTGCCACCTCTGCCCTGAGCACCACCCCTGGCAACAACGGGGTCCCCGCCTCAGCAGCACCCCCAAGCGCCCTGGGCTCCAaggccagcccagcccccagccacgGCTCGGGCACCCCTGCTCCCTACGCACAGGCTGTGGCCCCGCCGGCCTCCAGCGGGCCCAGCTCCGCCCAGCCACGGCCCCCCAGCGCCCAGCCCGgcgggggaggaggtgggggcgGCAGCAACAGTGGTGGAGGTGGAGGCGCAG GTTACAGCTCGGTAGTGGCAGACAGCCCAGCAGAGGTGGCTCTCAGCAGCAGTGGAGGCAGCAGTGCCAGCAGCCAGGCGCTGGGCCCCCCATCTGGCCCCCACAACCCACCTCCCAGCACCTC gaaGGAACCCAGCGCTGCTGCCcctgctggggctgggggtgtgaCCCCAGGCTCAGGGAACAACTCCGGGGGACCCAGCCTCTTGGTGCCACTTCCTGTGAACCCTCCCAGCTCCCCGACACCCAGCTTCAGCGAGGCCAAGGCAGCTGGCGCCCTGCTCAATGGGCCTCCGCAGTTCAGCACTGCCCCGGAGATCAAG GCCCCCGAGCCTCTGAGCTCTTTGAAGTCCATGGCAGAGCGAGCAGCCATCAGCTCTGGCATCGAGGACCCGGTACCCACGCTGCACCTGACCGAGCGAG acATCATCCTGAGCAGCACATcggctcccccagcctcagcccagCCGCCCCTGCAACTGTCAGAGGTGAACATCCCGCTGTCCCTGGGTGTGTGTCCACTGGGGCCTGTGCCCCTCACCAAGGAGCAGCTCTACCAGCAGGCCATGGAGGAGGCTGCCTGGCACCATATGCCCCACCCCTCGGACTCCGAGCGAATCCG GCAGTACCTGCCCCGGAACCCTTGCCCGACGCCCCCCTACCACCACCAGATGCCGCCCCCACACTCGGACACTGTGGAGTTCTACCAGCGCCTATCAACTGAGACTCTCTTCTTCATCTTCTATTATCTGGAG GGCACAAAGGCACAGTACCTGGCAGCCAAGGCCCTGAAGAAGCAGTCGTGGCGGTTCCACACCAAGTACATGATGTGGTTCCAGAGGCACGAGGAGCCCAAGACCATCACCGACGAGTTCGAGCAG GGCACCTACATCTACTTTGACTACGAGAAGTGGGGCCAGCGGAAGAAAGAAGGCTTCACCTTTGAGTACCGCTACCTGGAGGACCGGGACCTCCAGTGA
- the CNOT3 gene encoding CCR4-NOT transcription complex subunit 3 isoform X2 has product MADKRKLQGEIDRCLKKVSEGVEQFEDIWQKLHNAANANQKEKYEADLKKEIKKLQRLRDQIKTWVASNEIKDKRQLIDNRKLIETQMERFKVVERETKTKAYSKEGLGLAQKVDPAQKEKEEVGQWLTNTIDTLNMQVDQFESEVESLSVQTRKKKGDKDKQDRIEGLKRHLEKHRYHVRMLETILRMLDNDSILVDAIRKIKDDVEYYVDSSQDPDFEENEFLYDDLDLEDIPQALVATSPPSHSHMEDEIFNQSSSTPTSTTSSSPIPPSPANCTTENSEDDKKRGRSTDSEVSQSPAKNGSKPVHSNQHPQSPAVPPSYPSGPPPATSALSTTPGNNGVPASAAPPSALGSKASPAPSHGSGTPAPYAQAVAPPASSGPSSAQPRPPSAQPGGGGGGGGSNSGGGGGAGKQNGATSYSSVVADSPAEVALSSSGGSSASSQALGPPSGPHNPPPSTSKEPSAAAPAGAGGVTPGSGNNSGGPSLLVPLPVNPPSSPTPSFSEAKAAGALLNGPPQFSTAPEIKAPEPLSSLKSMAERAAISSGIEDPVPTLHLTERDIILSSTSAPPASAQPPLQLSEVNIPLSLGVCPLGPVPLTKEQLYQQAMEEAAWHHMPHPSDSERIRQYLPRNPCPTPPYHHQMPPPHSDTVEFYQRLSTETLFFIFYYLEGTKAQYLAAKALKKQSWRFHTKYMMWFQRHEEPKTITDEFEQGTYIYFDYEKWGQRKKEGFTFEYRYLEDRDLQ; this is encoded by the exons ATGGCAGACAAGCGCAAACTGCAAG GTGAGATCGACCGCTGCCTCAAGAAGGTGTCCGAGGGCGTGGAGCAGTTTGAGGATATCTGGCAGAAG CTCCACAATGCGGCCAACGCAAACCAGAAAGAAAAGTATGAGGCTGACCTAAAGAAGGAGATTAAGAAGCTTCAA CGTCTGAGGGACCAGATCAAGACATGGGTGGCATCCAACGAGATCAAGGACAAGAGGCAGCTCATAGACAACCGCAAGCTCATTGAGACG CAAATGGAACGGTTCAAAGTTGTGGAGCGAGAGACCAAGACCAAAGCCTATAGCAAGGAAGGCCTGGGCCTGGCGCAAAAGGTGGACCCCGcccagaaggagaaggaggaggtcGGCCAGTGGCTCACG AATACCATCGACACCCTGAACATGCAGGTGGACCAGTTTGAGAGCGAAGTGGAGTCACTGTCGGTGCAGACACGCAAGAAGAAGGGAGATAAGGAT AAGCAGGACCGGATCGAGGGCCTGAAGCGGCACCTAGAGAAGCACCGCTACCACGTGCGCATGCTGGAGACCATCCTGCGCATGCTGGACAATGACTCCATCCTGGTGGACGCCATCCGCAAGATCAAGGACGACGTCGAGTACTACGTCGACTCGTCCCAGGACCCCGACTTCGAGGAAAACGAGTTCCTCTACGACGACCTGGACCTCGAGGACATTC CACAGGCGCTGGTCGCCACCTCCCCCCCCAGCCACAGCCACATGGAGGATGAGATCTTCAACCAGTCGAGCAGCACACCCACCTCAACCACTTCCAGTTCCCCCATCCCGCCCAGCCCGGCCAACTGCACCACG GAAAACTCTGAAGATGACAAGAAGAGGGGACGCTCGACAGACAGCGAGGTCAGCCAG TCTCCGGCCAAAAATGGCTCCAAGCCTGTCCACAGCAACCAGCACCCTCAGTCCCCGGCTGTGCCACCCAGCTACCCCTCTGGACCCCCACCTGCCACCTCTGCCCTGAGCACCACCCCTGGCAACAACGGGGTCCCCGCCTCAGCAGCACCCCCAAGCGCCCTGGGCTCCAaggccagcccagcccccagccacgGCTCGGGCACCCCTGCTCCCTACGCACAGGCTGTGGCCCCGCCGGCCTCCAGCGGGCCCAGCTCCGCCCAGCCACGGCCCCCCAGCGCCCAGCCCGgcgggggaggaggtgggggcgGCAGCAACAGTGGTGGAGGTGGAGGCGCAGGCAAGCAGAACGGCGCCACCA GTTACAGCTCGGTAGTGGCAGACAGCCCAGCAGAGGTGGCTCTCAGCAGCAGTGGAGGCAGCAGTGCCAGCAGCCAGGCGCTGGGCCCCCCATCTGGCCCCCACAACCCACCTCCCAGCACCTC gaaGGAACCCAGCGCTGCTGCCcctgctggggctgggggtgtgaCCCCAGGCTCAGGGAACAACTCCGGGGGACCCAGCCTCTTGGTGCCACTTCCTGTGAACCCTCCCAGCTCCCCGACACCCAGCTTCAGCGAGGCCAAGGCAGCTGGCGCCCTGCTCAATGGGCCTCCGCAGTTCAGCACTGCCCCGGAGATCAAG GCCCCCGAGCCTCTGAGCTCTTTGAAGTCCATGGCAGAGCGAGCAGCCATCAGCTCTGGCATCGAGGACCCGGTACCCACGCTGCACCTGACCGAGCGAG acATCATCCTGAGCAGCACATcggctcccccagcctcagcccagCCGCCCCTGCAACTGTCAGAGGTGAACATCCCGCTGTCCCTGGGTGTGTGTCCACTGGGGCCTGTGCCCCTCACCAAGGAGCAGCTCTACCAGCAGGCCATGGAGGAGGCTGCCTGGCACCATATGCCCCACCCCTCGGACTCCGAGCGAATCCG GCAGTACCTGCCCCGGAACCCTTGCCCGACGCCCCCCTACCACCACCAGATGCCGCCCCCACACTCGGACACTGTGGAGTTCTACCAGCGCCTATCAACTGAGACTCTCTTCTTCATCTTCTATTATCTGGAG GGCACAAAGGCACAGTACCTGGCAGCCAAGGCCCTGAAGAAGCAGTCGTGGCGGTTCCACACCAAGTACATGATGTGGTTCCAGAGGCACGAGGAGCCCAAGACCATCACCGACGAGTTCGAGCAG GGCACCTACATCTACTTTGACTACGAGAAGTGGGGCCAGCGGAAGAAAGAAGGCTTCACCTTTGAGTACCGCTACCTGGAGGACCGGGACCTCCAGTGA
- the CNOT3 gene encoding CCR4-NOT transcription complex subunit 3 isoform X1 — MADKRKLQGEIDRCLKKVSEGVEQFEDIWQKLHNAANANQKEKYEADLKKEIKKLQRLRDQIKTWVASNEIKDKRQLIDNRKLIETQMERFKVVERETKTKAYSKEGLGLAQKVDPAQKEKEEVGQWLTNTIDTLNMQVDQFESEVESLSVQTRKKKGDKDQKQDRIEGLKRHLEKHRYHVRMLETILRMLDNDSILVDAIRKIKDDVEYYVDSSQDPDFEENEFLYDDLDLEDIPQALVATSPPSHSHMEDEIFNQSSSTPTSTTSSSPIPPSPANCTTENSEDDKKRGRSTDSEVSQSPAKNGSKPVHSNQHPQSPAVPPSYPSGPPPATSALSTTPGNNGVPASAAPPSALGSKASPAPSHGSGTPAPYAQAVAPPASSGPSSAQPRPPSAQPGGGGGGGGSNSGGGGGAGKQNGATSYSSVVADSPAEVALSSSGGSSASSQALGPPSGPHNPPPSTSKEPSAAAPAGAGGVTPGSGNNSGGPSLLVPLPVNPPSSPTPSFSEAKAAGALLNGPPQFSTAPEIKAPEPLSSLKSMAERAAISSGIEDPVPTLHLTERDIILSSTSAPPASAQPPLQLSEVNIPLSLGVCPLGPVPLTKEQLYQQAMEEAAWHHMPHPSDSERIRQYLPRNPCPTPPYHHQMPPPHSDTVEFYQRLSTETLFFIFYYLEGTKAQYLAAKALKKQSWRFHTKYMMWFQRHEEPKTITDEFEQGTYIYFDYEKWGQRKKEGFTFEYRYLEDRDLQ; from the exons ATGGCAGACAAGCGCAAACTGCAAG GTGAGATCGACCGCTGCCTCAAGAAGGTGTCCGAGGGCGTGGAGCAGTTTGAGGATATCTGGCAGAAG CTCCACAATGCGGCCAACGCAAACCAGAAAGAAAAGTATGAGGCTGACCTAAAGAAGGAGATTAAGAAGCTTCAA CGTCTGAGGGACCAGATCAAGACATGGGTGGCATCCAACGAGATCAAGGACAAGAGGCAGCTCATAGACAACCGCAAGCTCATTGAGACG CAAATGGAACGGTTCAAAGTTGTGGAGCGAGAGACCAAGACCAAAGCCTATAGCAAGGAAGGCCTGGGCCTGGCGCAAAAGGTGGACCCCGcccagaaggagaaggaggaggtcGGCCAGTGGCTCACG AATACCATCGACACCCTGAACATGCAGGTGGACCAGTTTGAGAGCGAAGTGGAGTCACTGTCGGTGCAGACACGCAAGAAGAAGGGAGATAAGGAT CAGAAGCAGGACCGGATCGAGGGCCTGAAGCGGCACCTAGAGAAGCACCGCTACCACGTGCGCATGCTGGAGACCATCCTGCGCATGCTGGACAATGACTCCATCCTGGTGGACGCCATCCGCAAGATCAAGGACGACGTCGAGTACTACGTCGACTCGTCCCAGGACCCCGACTTCGAGGAAAACGAGTTCCTCTACGACGACCTGGACCTCGAGGACATTC CACAGGCGCTGGTCGCCACCTCCCCCCCCAGCCACAGCCACATGGAGGATGAGATCTTCAACCAGTCGAGCAGCACACCCACCTCAACCACTTCCAGTTCCCCCATCCCGCCCAGCCCGGCCAACTGCACCACG GAAAACTCTGAAGATGACAAGAAGAGGGGACGCTCGACAGACAGCGAGGTCAGCCAG TCTCCGGCCAAAAATGGCTCCAAGCCTGTCCACAGCAACCAGCACCCTCAGTCCCCGGCTGTGCCACCCAGCTACCCCTCTGGACCCCCACCTGCCACCTCTGCCCTGAGCACCACCCCTGGCAACAACGGGGTCCCCGCCTCAGCAGCACCCCCAAGCGCCCTGGGCTCCAaggccagcccagcccccagccacgGCTCGGGCACCCCTGCTCCCTACGCACAGGCTGTGGCCCCGCCGGCCTCCAGCGGGCCCAGCTCCGCCCAGCCACGGCCCCCCAGCGCCCAGCCCGgcgggggaggaggtgggggcgGCAGCAACAGTGGTGGAGGTGGAGGCGCAGGCAAGCAGAACGGCGCCACCA GTTACAGCTCGGTAGTGGCAGACAGCCCAGCAGAGGTGGCTCTCAGCAGCAGTGGAGGCAGCAGTGCCAGCAGCCAGGCGCTGGGCCCCCCATCTGGCCCCCACAACCCACCTCCCAGCACCTC gaaGGAACCCAGCGCTGCTGCCcctgctggggctgggggtgtgaCCCCAGGCTCAGGGAACAACTCCGGGGGACCCAGCCTCTTGGTGCCACTTCCTGTGAACCCTCCCAGCTCCCCGACACCCAGCTTCAGCGAGGCCAAGGCAGCTGGCGCCCTGCTCAATGGGCCTCCGCAGTTCAGCACTGCCCCGGAGATCAAG GCCCCCGAGCCTCTGAGCTCTTTGAAGTCCATGGCAGAGCGAGCAGCCATCAGCTCTGGCATCGAGGACCCGGTACCCACGCTGCACCTGACCGAGCGAG acATCATCCTGAGCAGCACATcggctcccccagcctcagcccagCCGCCCCTGCAACTGTCAGAGGTGAACATCCCGCTGTCCCTGGGTGTGTGTCCACTGGGGCCTGTGCCCCTCACCAAGGAGCAGCTCTACCAGCAGGCCATGGAGGAGGCTGCCTGGCACCATATGCCCCACCCCTCGGACTCCGAGCGAATCCG GCAGTACCTGCCCCGGAACCCTTGCCCGACGCCCCCCTACCACCACCAGATGCCGCCCCCACACTCGGACACTGTGGAGTTCTACCAGCGCCTATCAACTGAGACTCTCTTCTTCATCTTCTATTATCTGGAG GGCACAAAGGCACAGTACCTGGCAGCCAAGGCCCTGAAGAAGCAGTCGTGGCGGTTCCACACCAAGTACATGATGTGGTTCCAGAGGCACGAGGAGCCCAAGACCATCACCGACGAGTTCGAGCAG GGCACCTACATCTACTTTGACTACGAGAAGTGGGGCCAGCGGAAGAAAGAAGGCTTCACCTTTGAGTACCGCTACCTGGAGGACCGGGACCTCCAGTGA